The Bos mutus isolate GX-2022 chromosome 7, NWIPB_WYAK_1.1, whole genome shotgun sequence genome window below encodes:
- the LOC102283330 gene encoding olfactory receptor 2T12, whose amino-acid sequence MEKRNTTLDFILLGIFKHTRSHLFLFMMVLTMAIASLMANALMLLLILLDPRLHRPMYFLLSQLSLMDLMLVSSIVPKMAADYLTWNKSISPAGCGLQIFVSLTLGGAESFLLATMSYDRYVAVCHPLRYPVLLNWRLCIQMTLGSWFLGAADGLMQAATTLSFPFCSAHEIDHFFCEAPMLVRLACADTSVFENAMYACCVLMLLIPFSFILTSYSLILSAVLHLRSQEAFKKAFATCSSHLAVVALFYGPAIFIYMRPKSYRSANHNKVVSAFYTIFTPVLNPLIYSWRNSEVREALKRWLGKCTDF is encoded by the coding sequence ATGGAGAAGAGAAATACAACCTTAGACTTTATTCTCCTAGGAATCTTTAAGCACACAAGATCCCACCTCTTTCTATTTATGATGGTGCTGACAATGGCCATTGCTTCCTTGATGGCCAATGCCCTCATGCTTCTCTTGATTCTCCTGGACCCCCGACTCCACAGGCCCATGTACTTCCTACTGAGCCAACTCTCCCTCATGGACCTGATGTTGGTTTCCTCCATCGTGCCCAAAATGGCTGCTGACTACTTGACATGGAACAAATCCATCTCTCCTGCTGGCTGTGGGTTGCAGATTTTTGTCTCACTCACGCTTGGTGGTGCAGAGAGTTTCCTCCTAGCCACCATGTCCTATGACCGTTATGTAGCTGTTTGCCACCCATTGAGATACCCTGTACTCCTGAACTGGCGATTATGTATTCAAATGACTTTGGGCTCTTGGTTCCTGGGGGCAGCTGATGGGCTCATGCAAGCAGCCACTACACTGAGCTTCCCATTTTGCAGTGCTCATGAGATCGATCATTTCTTCTGTGAGGCCCCCATGTTGGTGCGTTTGGCTTGTGCTGACACATCAGTCTTTGAAAATGCCATGTACGCTTGCTGTGTATTAATGCTCCTAATTCCCTTTTCCTTCATTCTGACTTCCTATAGCCTTATTCTCTCTGCTGTTCTCCATTTGCGTTCTCAAGAAGCCTTCAAGAAGGCTTTTGCCACCTGTTCCTCCCATTTAGCTGTGGTGGCACTCTTTTATGGACCTGCCATTTTTATCTACATGAGACCCAAATCCTATAGGTCAGCTAACCATAATAAGGTTGTGTCAGCATTCTATACTATCTTTACTCCTGTGCTGAACCCCCTCATCTACAGTTGGAGGAACAGCGAGGTCAGAGAAGCCTTGAAAAGGTGGCTGGGAAAATGTACAGACTTCTAA